GCCTTCCCAGCAAAGCATCGATCATTGATTCTTTTAATAGCAACATCAGTACCTCTCCATTTCCCATGGTAAACTGTACCAAAGGTCCCAGAACCCAGTTCACGCAATTCTTCAAGATCACTGTTCTTGATTATCTGCAATTCACAATGCTGAAAACGGGGAACATGTATTTGAAGCCACAATAGAAGGTGTACATAAAATATTCAAAATTAATTTGACAAAAACCTGAAGGTTATCTATGTCATCCAAAACTTGAACCCCCTGGCTTGTTTTGTCTGACTGATTGTTCCCCTCATCCTGAACCCAAAAGTAAAGCAAAAAATTTACACCCTGTTAAAGAACAATGAGTTAGACAAGCACAGATAGAAACATCTCCCACCTGAACTTTTGCATCAACTACTGCGCCATGTGAATCTATGTGATCACCAGATAACACAGCTGGTTTTTCTGGAAAGGGTGACTGAAGAACTGATGCTGCCACCCCTTCAGCAACAGCTTGTAATTGCCGCTTGATATTTTCCTCACCAAATCCTGTcagaagagaaaaggagaaTGGGGAGCAGAACAATGTACTTAGTTCACTATACTGTAGAAACGATACTGTAAACTACTTCCTGAATAGTACAGAACAACAAAGTCTACCAACCTTTGTTCACTTTAACTGTGTGGATATCCTTAAACCCTGGGTCCCGAATGTGTGAAAGATTCCCTTCTTCTAAGAGTGCAGCAGCATTTGTGTTGATATCAGGAATGTGACCATCCATATATTGATCTCCAGAAGCAACAGGCTCTTTAGCTAGCTTGCTTGGCCTTGGAGGCACTAAAGAAGAATTTCCCACTGCTTTCCAAGGATCCTGGTTTGAGAAAAGTGAATCAGTGTAAGCTGGTTCCCGTGTACCTTCAACACGGTCAATACCAGCAGTAGCCTGCAACGGAAATTTACTGCCGCCATTAGGGGGACCAGAAACCAAGTGACCAAGCATTTCCCTAGGATGTTGTGGGGGCGGCCCAGCAGGAACCTGAACACCGGAGTAAGGTGGTCGCACAGGAACCATTTCATTGGAAACAGGTGGTTCAATGGGCACTCTAAGGTTGTTTTGGACTGGCACATTGAGTGGATGCTGGATTATGTCAGGATGAACATTTTGTGCACCAACATCAAAAGCAGGTGGTTGTTCACTATGCCTTGCAATGTTGTCCTCTTGAGTCAAAGCAGGAGCAGTAAAGGCATTGGTAATCCCCATATGATACCCTCCAGCTTGAGATTTGTAGATAGAACTACTGTCAATATTTACAAGTGGCTTCTCAACTTTTGCATGGTCAATGGCACCATGAGGAATAGAAGGCTTTCCTTGAACACTAGATTCTGGAGGGGCAATGGGACCCAAATGAACTCCTTGCATACAGGCATCGATAGCTCTGGCAAAATCATTAGGAAGATCACGAGCATATTCCCTAAGCGGTTCTGCTGCTGGATGGTTTGAATTTTTGTATGCACTGGCATCAATGACTTGTGGGCCATTCACTGGAACTTGTGGTGGTTGCATGCTATAAGAGTATGGTTGCTGCTGGTACCTGGAAGGATCTTCAGCCCCAGCCTGAGGAGGATGACCCACAAATACTCCATTTGGAGTAGGTGCACTAGAAACTGGTAAAGCAACCATGGTGGGTTGAACCTGCACACCTGCATCTGGAGATGCAGTTACCTGGACTGCAGGTATTCTGGCAGGAAGTGTCGACTCAAATTGCCCCATCACCCCTACTGTGTTCCCAGCTCTCAGTTCTGCCATGTAATTAGCAGGAGTTCCTGAGCTTGCACTTGGACTAGATTTGTTAGATGCACTATCTTGATGCAGGCTGTAAAACATTGGAACTGCCTCAGGGTTGCTCACTGCACGAGGATTTCCCCGCTCCTGGATAATGTTATCCGAATGAGCGTGCGGCAATGCTTTCTGGCACATTGTGCAATCATCATACCTTAGAGATGGAACGGTGGCTGAGCTAACCACCACAGGAATTGTCCCTGAGCTTGTCACCACTGGGGTGCTTGTTGTGCTTGTTATCACTGGTTGAACACCATATCTCTGTGCATCACTTGTCTGCAGATGCACAGAAGGCAAAGGAGGAAACTGCGACAGTGGTGTCTGCAGCACCCGGTAACTCTGATCAACTGGAGCTTGCACTTGCCTTGCGAAATGCACATTCTCCTGTACAGGTTCTGCACCAGCAGAAACAGGCCTGAACGTACCGACTTGTTGGGCAACTGCGGTCGGCATAGAACTCGTTGCTGGAATGCTAGGCATGAACTGACTCATTTGCACAGGCACAAAATTGACAGATTGGGGTGCACCATGAACACCAAATTGTTGTGCGTTGATGTAGTGAACATGCTGCGGCTCTGTATACGACTGCGGCATCTGCTGCACGTAAGCACTCGCCTGATGCTGCTGGTGTGGCACATATTGAGCGACTtgaggctgctgctgctgctgcacatAAGAAGCAACTTGAGGTGGCTGCTGTGATGTCGCATAAGCAGCAGCAACCTGATGAGGCTGCACCGTTGATGGCTCCGTCCTAACCAGTATAGGATTTTGCGCCGGAATGCCCATCGCTGGAGCTGACATGGTGACAGCACCGAACCCCACTGACTCCGGGAAGCCACCATGGTATTGGGGCCCACCTGAATACGAGTATTCAGCTGCAACGGGAGGCAGCGGTCCCGCCCGCGGCGACATACCTTCGACGAGGCCGCTGTACTCAGAGGCCTCGGAGTTGTGCGCCGAGGACCCGGCGCTGGCGACGCTGTCCTTGCGGCGCATGGCCGCGGCGACGGCCTCGGCCGAGACGCAGTTGATGGCGTCGATGTACCGCTGCCCGGACTcgtcgacggcggcgggggcgaggTGGtgggagccggagccggagccgccGGCCTCGCTCCCGGAGGCCGggaagaggaagacccggaGCTTGGCGGAGCcgtcgggcgcggcggcggccagcttCTCGTACTCCTCCATCATGTTCTCGTAGTCCTCGGGGCCCGACACGGAGATGAGCGAGTCGAGGTCCTCCCCGGGGAGCTGGTACCTGACAAgcacgcccccgccgcccgcggcggCCTCGTCCACCGCCTCCACCTTGCGCAGGAGCTCCCCGAaggaggcggcgcgcgggacggAGATGAGGCGCGTCTGGCCCCCCACGTACCGCAGCGCCCCGTCCCCGGGCCGCGGCGCGATCCGGCCCCCGAAGCTGCACATCAGCTTCACCTTCCCGGGCGCCGCCTCGTCCTCGCCCCACGCCCGCGCGCTCGGGCTGCTCGGGTCccccgccgacgccgacgccgtcaCCCCGCCAACGCCGCCCCTGCTCGCCATCAAcaccgccgtccgccgcgcTCCAACCTAGGGTTCCCTCTCGGGGTCACTCTCTGCCTCCGGTCGGCTCCCCGCACCGCCGCGCCGAGCAGGCGAAACAGAAATCCGCGAAGGCGGAGGCGCGACGCGAGTCCCGCTCGCTCGCGCGCGGGGGTTTTCCTCCCTCCCCACTTGCCCCTGCCACTCTCTCGATCgcaggaggggggggggggggggcggctcCACTGCGGCGGCACCGAACCGAATCGCGGAATCGGCGGTGGGGAACGGGCGGTGGGgttgcggtgcggtgcggtgcggagGATAAGTTCTCGGGGGCCTCCCTTTCTCCACTGCAGCTTCGTGTCTGACCGGCGCGCCCTTCGCTTTTGCTCCCGCCGTGACCTGCCTGCCCGCCTGCCTGGGCTAACGACGCTTTTGCTAACGGATCACACGGACACAGTtgtgcgcgcgcgggcgggggaTTAGCCGGGCTAAATCCGGGAGAATGGGGAGCAAATATCTCGGCTCGGTTCGGCGATCGTTGCTGCCACGCGGCGCGCCGTATCTAGCGGCGGGAATGCGGGATACCGTGGCAGCGCGGTGTCGTCCAATCGGGTACAACCCACCGGAGGCTGACCGGCGGGTCCCACGTCGTTAGTGCACAGATTGGTAGCATTTAACAATCgggtttggggggggggggggggggcgcatgCGGGGGGGTAGCGCGTGCTCGTGCTCGTGTTGACTTTTCGTAATCTCGGGGTGCTTTTGACGCAGCCGACATGGTTTTGGGTTTGGTTTGGTACGTTGGTcacgcgcgcgggggagcaGGAGGGGATAAAACAATGGCCGGAGGAGTACAGTGATTATGCTTTTTTTTTTATTCCGGAGTGTGTTGGGACTTGGGGACAGGCTAATGTTTGGGCAGCCGTGACATCCAGTGGCGAATCCGGCCGCCAAG
The genomic region above belongs to Panicum hallii strain FIL2 chromosome 4, PHallii_v3.1, whole genome shotgun sequence and contains:
- the LOC112889023 gene encoding uncharacterized protein LOC112889023 isoform X1, with translation MASRGGVGGVTASASAGDPSSPSARAWGEDEAAPGKVKLMCSFGGRIAPRPGDGALRYVGGQTRLISVPRAASFGELLRKVEAVDEAAAGGGGVLVRYQLPGEDLDSLISVSGPEDYENMMEEYEKLAAAAPDGSAKLRVFLFPASGSEAGGSGSGSHHLAPAAVDESGQRYIDAINCVSAEAVAAAMRRKDSVASAGSSAHNSEASEYSGLVEGMSPRAGPLPPVAAEYSYSGGPQYHGGFPESVGFGAVTMSAPAMGIPAQNPILVRTEPSTVQPHQVAAAYATSQQPPQVASYVQQQQQPQVAQYVPHQQHQASAYVQQMPQSYTEPQHVHYINAQQFGVHGAPQSVNFVPVQMSQFMPSIPATSSMPTAVAQQVGTFRPVSAGAEPVQENVHFARQVQAPVDQSYRVLQTPLSQFPPLPSVHLQTSDAQRYGVQPVITSTTSTPVVTSSGTIPVVVSSATVPSLRYDDCTMCQKALPHAHSDNIIQERGNPRAVSNPEAVPMFYSLHQDSASNKSSPSASSGTPANYMAELRAGNTVGVMGQFESTLPARIPAVQVTASPDAGVQVQPTMVALPVSSAPTPNGVFVGHPPQAGAEDPSRYQQQPYSYSMQPPQVPVNGPQVIDASAYKNSNHPAAEPLREYARDLPNDFARAIDACMQGVHLGPIAPPESSVQGKPSIPHGAIDHAKVEKPLVNIDSSSIYKSQAGGYHMGITNAFTAPALTQEDNIARHSEQPPAFDVGAQNVHPDIIQHPLNVPVQNNLRVPIEPPVSNEMVPVRPPYSGVQVPAGPPPQHPREMLGHLVSGPPNGGSKFPLQATAGIDRVEGTREPAYTDSLFSNQDPWKAVGNSSLVPPRPSKLAKEPVASGDQYMDGHIPDINTNAAALLEEGNLSHIRDPGFKDIHTVKVNKGFGEENIKRQLQAVAEGVAASVLQSPFPEKPAVLSGDHIDSHGAVVDAKVQDEGNNQSDKTSQGVQVLDDIDNLQHCELQIIKNSDLEELRELGSGTFGTVYHGKWRGTDVAIKRINDRCFAGKASEQERMRTDFWNEADKLASLHHPNVVAFYGVVLDGPGGSVATVTEYMANGSLRQALQRHENRIFDRRRRLLIAMDVAFGMEYLHGKNIVHFDLKSDNLLVNLRDPQRPICKVGDLGLSKVKCQTLISGGVRGTLPWMAPELLNGSSSLVSEKVDVFSFGIVMWELLTGEEPYAELHYGAIIGGIVNNTLRPPVPESCDPQWRALMEQCWSAEPSERPSFTEIGKSLRAMAASPTKAQPQK
- the LOC112889023 gene encoding uncharacterized protein LOC112889023 isoform X4; this encodes MASRGGVGGVTASASAGDPSSPSARAWGEDEAAPGKVKLMCSFGGRIAPRPGDGALRYVGGQTRLISVPRAASFGELLRKVEAVDEAAAGGGGVLVRYQLPGEDLDSLISVSGPEDYENMMEEYEKLAAAAPDGSAKLRVFLFPASGSEAGGSGSGSHHLAPAAVDESGQRYIDAINCVSAEAVAAAMRRKDSVASAGSSAHNSEASEYSGLVEGMSPRAGPLPPVAAEYSYSGGPQYHGGFPESVGFGAVTMSAPAMGIPAQNPILVRTEPSTVQPHQVAAAYATSQQPPQVASYVQQQQQPQVAQYVPHQQHQASAYVQQMPQSYTEPQHVHYINAQQFGVHGAPQSVNFVPVQMSQFMPSIPATSSMPTAVAQQVGTFRPVSAGAEPVQENVHFARQVQAPVDQSYRVLQTPLSQFPPLPSVHLQTSDAQRYGVQPVITSTTSTPVVTSSGTIPVVVSSATVPSLRYDDCTMCQKALPHAHSDNIIQERGNPRAVSNPEAVPMFYSLHQDSASNKSSPSASSGTPANYMAELRAGNTVGVMGQFESTLPARIPAVQVTASPDAGVQVQPTMVALPVSSAPTPNGVFVGHPPQAGAEDPSRYQQQPYSYSMQPPQVPVNGPQVIDASAYKNSNHPAAEPLREYARDLPNDFARAIDACMQGVHLGPIAPPESSVQGKPSIPHGAIDHAKVEKPLVNIDSSSIYKSQAGGYHMGITNAFTAPALTQEDNIARHSEQPPAFDVGAQNVHPDIIQHPLNVPVQNNLRVPIEPPVSNEMVPVRPPYSGVQVPAGPPPQHPREMLGHLVSGPPNGGSKFPLQATAGIDRVEGTREPAYTDSLFSNQDPWKAVGNSSLVPPRPSKLAKEPVASGDQYMDGHIPDINTNAAALLEEGNLSHIRDPGFKDIHTVKVNKGFGEENIKRQLQAVAEGVAASVLQSPFPEKPAVLSGDHIDSHGAVVDAKVQDEGNNQSDKTSQGVQVLDDIDNLQIIKNSDLEELRELGSGTFGTVYHGKWRGTDVAIKRINDRCFAGKASEQERMRTDFWNEADKLASLHHPNVVAFYGVVLDGPGGSVATVTEYMANGSLRQALQRHEKIFDRRRRLLIAMDVAFGMEYLHGKNIVHFDLKSDNLLVNLRDPQRPICKVGDLGLSKVKCQTLISGGVRGTLPWMAPELLNGSSSLVSEKVDVFSFGIVMWELLTGEEPYAELHYGAIIGGIVNNTLRPPVPESCDPQWRALMEQCWSAEPSERPSFTEIGKSLRAMAASPTKAQPQK
- the LOC112889023 gene encoding uncharacterized protein LOC112889023 isoform X2, with protein sequence MASRGGVGGVTASASAGDPSSPSARAWGEDEAAPGKVKLMCSFGGRIAPRPGDGALRYVGGQTRLISVPRAASFGELLRKVEAVDEAAAGGGGVLVRYQLPGEDLDSLISVSGPEDYENMMEEYEKLAAAAPDGSAKLRVFLFPASGSEAGGSGSGSHHLAPAAVDESGQRYIDAINCVSAEAVAAAMRRKDSVASAGSSAHNSEASEYSGLVEGMSPRAGPLPPVAAEYSYSGGPQYHGGFPESVGFGAVTMSAPAMGIPAQNPILVRTEPSTVQPHQVAAAYATSQQPPQVASYVQQQQQPQVAQYVPHQQHQASAYVQQMPQSYTEPQHVHYINAQQFGVHGAPQSVNFVPVQMSQFMPSIPATSSMPTAVAQQVGTFRPVSAGAEPVQENVHFARQVQAPVDQSYRVLQTPLSQFPPLPSVHLQTSDAQRYGVQPVITSTTSTPVVTSSGTIPVVVSSATVPSLRYDDCTMCQKALPHAHSDNIIQERGNPRAVSNPEAVPMFYSLHQDSASNKSSPSASSGTPANYMAELRAGNTVGVMGQFESTLPARIPAVQVTASPDAGVQVQPTMVALPVSSAPTPNGVFVGHPPQAGAEDPSRYQQQPYSYSMQPPQVPVNGPQVIDASAYKNSNHPAAEPLREYARDLPNDFARAIDACMQGVHLGPIAPPESSVQGKPSIPHGAIDHAKVEKPLVNIDSSSIYKSQAGGYHMGITNAFTAPALTQEDNIARHSEQPPAFDVGAQNVHPDIIQHPLNVPVQNNLRVPIEPPVSNEMVPVRPPYSGVQVPAGPPPQHPREMLGHLVSGPPNGGSKFPLQATAGIDRVEGTREPAYTDSLFSNQDPWKAVGNSSLVPPRPSKLAKEPVASGDQYMDGHIPDINTNAAALLEEGNLSHIRDPGFKDIHTVKVNKGFGEENIKRQLQAVAEGVAASVLQSPFPEKPAVLSGDHIDSHGAVVDAKVQDEGNNQSDKTSQGVQVLDDIDNLQHCELQIIKNSDLEELRELGSGTFGTVYHGKWRGTDVAIKRINDRCFAGKASEQERMRTDFWNEADKLASLHHPNVVAFYGVVLDGPGGSVATVTEYMANGSLRQALQRHEKIFDRRRRLLIAMDVAFGMEYLHGKNIVHFDLKSDNLLVNLRDPQRPICKVGDLGLSKVKCQTLISGGVRGTLPWMAPELLNGSSSLVSEKVDVFSFGIVMWELLTGEEPYAELHYGAIIGGIVNNTLRPPVPESCDPQWRALMEQCWSAEPSERPSFTEIGKSLRAMAASPTKAQPQK
- the LOC112889023 gene encoding uncharacterized protein LOC112889023 isoform X3, encoding MASRGGVGGVTASASAGDPSSPSARAWGEDEAAPGKVKLMCSFGGRIAPRPGDGALRYVGGQTRLISVPRAASFGELLRKVEAVDEAAAGGGGVLVRYQLPGEDLDSLISVSGPEDYENMMEEYEKLAAAAPDGSAKLRVFLFPASGSEAGGSGSGSHHLAPAAVDESGQRYIDAINCVSAEAVAAAMRRKDSVASAGSSAHNSEASEYSGLVEGMSPRAGPLPPVAAEYSYSGGPQYHGGFPESVGFGAVTMSAPAMGIPAQNPILVRTEPSTVQPHQVAAAYATSQQPPQVASYVQQQQQPQVAQYVPHQQHQASAYVQQMPQSYTEPQHVHYINAQQFGVHGAPQSVNFVPVQMSQFMPSIPATSSMPTAVAQQVGTFRPVSAGAEPVQENVHFARQVQAPVDQSYRVLQTPLSQFPPLPSVHLQTSDAQRYGVQPVITSTTSTPVVTSSGTIPVVVSSATVPSLRYDDCTMCQKALPHAHSDNIIQERGNPRAVSNPEAVPMFYSLHQDSASNKSSPSASSGTPANYMAELRAGNTVGVMGQFESTLPARIPAVQVTASPDAGVQVQPTMVALPVSSAPTPNGVFVGHPPQAGAEDPSRYQQQPYSYSMQPPQVPVNGPQVIDASAYKNSNHPAAEPLREYARDLPNDFARAIDACMQGVHLGPIAPPESSVQGKPSIPHGAIDHAKVEKPLVNIDSSSIYKSQAGGYHMGITNAFTAPALTQEDNIARHSEQPPAFDVGAQNVHPDIIQHPLNVPVQNNLRVPIEPPVSNEMVPVRPPYSGVQVPAGPPPQHPREMLGHLVSGPPNGGSKFPLQATAGIDRVEGTREPAYTDSLFSNQDPWKAVGNSSLVPPRPSKLAKEPVASGDQYMDGHIPDINTNAAALLEEGNLSHIRDPGFKDIHTVKVNKGFGEENIKRQLQAVAEGVAASVLQSPFPEKPAVLSGDHIDSHGAVVDAKVQDEGNNQSDKTSQGVQVLDDIDNLQIIKNSDLEELRELGSGTFGTVYHGKWRGTDVAIKRINDRCFAGKASEQERMRTDFWNEADKLASLHHPNVVAFYGVVLDGPGGSVATVTEYMANGSLRQALQRHENRIFDRRRRLLIAMDVAFGMEYLHGKNIVHFDLKSDNLLVNLRDPQRPICKVGDLGLSKVKCQTLISGGVRGTLPWMAPELLNGSSSLVSEKVDVFSFGIVMWELLTGEEPYAELHYGAIIGGIVNNTLRPPVPESCDPQWRALMEQCWSAEPSERPSFTEIGKSLRAMAASPTKAQPQK